The region TCGCCCTGCGGATGTTTCACGTGGAACATTGAACTTCATTTTGACAATCTTTGTCAGGGCAATGAAGCTATATTAAAAGTGAACGTCTTTTATGGGAACTTCTATGTGTTGCTCTCTTGTTGCTGCAGTCTTTTTGGTAATGCTATTTATAATGTGGTACTAGATAGTAATCTCTACCCTATTGCCTTCGGGGTCGAGAACGACACTTTCATAATACCCGTCGCCGGTGGTTTGTGGCTCTCCCACTACCTGGATACCGTCATTGGACATTTGTTGGGTGAGGAGGTCCACCTCTTCTTTGGAACCCACAGAAAAAGATAGGTGTGCATACCCGAGATGTTCTGAAGAGGATAATGGTTCTATGTCAGGGCGGTGCATTATTTCTAGCCGGGCGCCACTTTCGAAGGTAACAAACCTGCTGGTGAATTGTTTTGCCGGATTATGGTAAACTGGGTGGACTACCCCATCGAAATACTTTCGGTAGAATTCGCAGACCTTGTCTATGTCTTTTACCCAGATGGCGATATGTTCTATTTTCATAAGGAACCCACTATAATATATATAAAAAGTGTTTATTGAAACCGAGTTTTCAACATCTATTCACATAGTAGTTGATAATTATATGTTTCACGTGGAACGTTTGCAAACCGAGGAAGCGGCGATAAACTTGTTTATCGACATTTCCGAGGTGTAGCAAGTTGGCTCCGAAGGAGCAAACCTGCGATTGTGAGTGTCGCGACGAAATGCTAGCATTTCGGCATGACCGAGCATGAGCATGTCGGACTATGACATATTCATAGTCCCAACAATACATTATTCAATTTCACATTTCGGATTATTTATCTATATTCTTCCTGGAGGTTCTTATGATCGAGATTGAAATTATCCAGGGTGATATTACCAAGCTGAAGGTCGACGCGATTGTGAATGCGGCGAATTGTTCGCTTCTGGGGGGTGGCGGTGTCGATGGGGCGATTCACC is a window of uncultured Fibrobacter sp. DNA encoding:
- a CDS encoding VOC family protein, whose product is MKIEHIAIWVKDIDKVCEFYRKYFDGVVHPVYHNPAKQFTSRFVTFESGARLEIMHRPDIEPLSSSEHLGYAHLSFSVGSKEEVDLLTQQMSNDGIQVVGEPQTTGDGYYESVVLDPEGNRVEITI